The proteins below are encoded in one region of Anaerolineales bacterium:
- the ftsZ gene encoding cell division protein FtsZ, whose protein sequence is MSDWLESVFPKSKPPDDDNIGRAVVKVLGVGGGGSNAVNRMIELGLSGVDFIAANTDRQALTSSLAPTRLQLGPRVTRGLGAGGDPRIGSAAAMESSREIAAALRGADMVFLTAGMGGGTGTGAAPIAAEIARELGCVVVSVVTLPFTFEMTRRSQNALQGVRALQPHSHTLITVPNDRLIQVAPRDISLEIAFRLADDILRQGVQGIAELVTQAGLINVDFAHVRNLMLRGGGALMAIGIGEGHNMARVAIRQALHHPLMAIDSLEGANGVLIHFTGGDDLTLHEVGEAVDDLRSSLSPEIDLILGATTDPAMTGRTQAILIVTGVGGKPVPTQESLPVAAAFPESVTVHTGPALPQDDLDLPTFLRRRVAVQ, encoded by the coding sequence ATGAGTGACTGGTTGGAAAGCGTGTTCCCGAAAAGCAAGCCGCCGGATGACGACAACATCGGCCGGGCGGTTGTCAAAGTCCTGGGCGTCGGCGGTGGGGGCTCGAATGCCGTCAACCGCATGATCGAGCTCGGCCTGAGCGGTGTCGATTTCATTGCCGCCAACACCGACCGCCAGGCGCTCACCTCAAGCCTGGCGCCGACAAGGCTGCAGCTTGGGCCCCGGGTCACGCGTGGGCTGGGCGCAGGTGGAGATCCCCGCATCGGGTCTGCTGCGGCGATGGAGAGCAGCCGCGAGATCGCCGCGGCTTTGCGCGGAGCGGACATGGTGTTCCTCACCGCCGGCATGGGGGGTGGCACCGGCACAGGTGCGGCCCCGATTGCGGCCGAGATCGCCCGTGAGCTGGGCTGCGTGGTGGTCTCCGTCGTCACCCTGCCGTTCACCTTCGAGATGACGCGGCGCTCGCAGAACGCTCTGCAGGGAGTGCGCGCCCTGCAGCCGCACTCCCACACGCTGATCACCGTCCCCAACGACCGCTTGATCCAGGTCGCCCCCCGGGACATCAGCTTGGAAATCGCATTCCGCCTCGCCGACGACATCCTGCGGCAGGGCGTCCAGGGCATCGCCGAACTGGTGACCCAGGCCGGGCTGATCAACGTCGACTTCGCCCATGTCCGCAACCTGATGCTGCGCGGCGGCGGGGCACTGATGGCCATCGGCATTGGCGAGGGCCACAACATGGCCCGGGTCGCAATCCGGCAGGCTCTTCACCATCCGCTGATGGCGATCGACAGCCTGGAGGGCGCCAACGGAGTGCTGATCCACTTCACCGGCGGGGATGACCTGACGCTTCACGAAGTGGGCGAGGCCGTCGACGACCTGCGCAGCAGCCTGTCCCCCGAAATCGATCTGATCCTGGGGGCCACAACCGATCCGGCCATGACCGGTCGGACGCAGGCCATCCTGATCGTCACAGGCGTCGGCGGCAAGCCGGTGCCTACCCAGGAGTCACTTCCCGTCGCGGCCGCTTTCCCGGAATCGGTCACGGTGCACACGGGACCGGCGCTTCCCCAGGACGACCTGGACCTGCCGACGTTCCTCCGCCGCCGCGTTGCAGTGCAGTAG